In Nerophis lumbriciformis linkage group LG01, RoL_Nlum_v2.1, whole genome shotgun sequence, the genomic stretch TGATAGTTgaatccaggggtgtccaaagtgcgacctGGGGGCATTAaaggcccgcagctaattttttaacggtccgcagcacattctaaaaatactattacaaaaaaaactccATAAAAAGTGGAATATAAGAGCAAACAGATCAaatttaatgagaaaaagttACAATATTGACActcataacacaaagctgccatgcaggctatttttgttttactttgctcaaaaaataataaaaccctataatcgacggatagatctgaacttGATCTATATATagttaagtgttgaaaataaacataatatgtattgctatatgacttgtttttaacacttgtGAGTAGGGGCCTTTTGGATCCACACGatctttaatcaatcaatcaatcaaagtttatttacatagccctaaatcacaagtgtctcaaaggactgcacaggccacaacgacatcctcagatcccacatcagggcaagaaaaaactcaacccaatgggatacaatgagaaacctttgagAGTCTTTAGtctgatttatttttaaacagtcaatgttaaaatttttttataatgaatcaaaagcaatgttgttatgaagtATTGACCTACTTccaagctccaattacttcacatcaaatattccattttgaaaaatggttttggggaaaatattgcatatttcgtgTTTTTTTGCTTAGAAAACAGGCtattttttgtttaataaaatgtgtTTCTTAGTTCTCGTCttgtggctttgtggttagagtgtccgccgtgagatcggtaggtcgtgagttcaaagactataaaaatgggacccattacctccctgcttggcactcagcatcaagggttggaattgggggttaaatcaccaaaatgatcccagagcgcggccaccgctgctgctcactgctcccctcacctcccagggggcggaacgaggggatgggtcaattgtggaggttaatttcaccacacctagtgtgtgcgtgactatcagtggtactttaacgtcATGGCAATGGACAGATCTGAAATAGATCTATAAATTAGCAAttaactgagacccttttgggtccccaggaaCTTTAACGTTCCCCAAAATTGAGGGGAGCcccattggttttgaaaatgaaaaattatCAAAATGTTCATTTGCAGCCCTCAGTGGGAAACGTTCGGACACTCCTGAGTTACTCCGACATTTACCTGTATTCTTTGGGGGGTCTGAGGATCCCTCTCGTCTCTTGCAGCTCACTGTTTATTTCGTCTTCCTCCTCTTCATAGGCCAGGAGCAGTGTGACCACATAGTTCATACGGCCGTTATTGTCCCAGAAATCCCCCTCGGTGGTTTCATAGCGGACAACAAACTCGATGCGAGAGCCATGAGTGACGTAAGGGGGCGCAAACGACAACTTGAAGGAGAACTGATCCGTGTCCCCGTGGTGGGAGCCGGGGACGTACTCTGCGGGGTGGTCAAAGTACGAGGCCCAGTTGTCCATGCTGGACCGGATGTAGACCGCCTTCTGGAAGGAGACGTTGAGCACTCGGACCAGACCGTGGAAAGCGAGGGGCTCGTGCTCCACAGGCTGGATCTGCTCTATGGCCACTTTATGTGCGCTCACGTGCTGCAGCAGCGCGTCTCCGCCGGGGGTCTCAAAGTCTGCGTGAACGTGGAACACAGCTTCTCGCTCACACTTGCCGTACTTTGCGCGTTCTTCCTCCCACTTCGCAGAGTCCTCTTCGTCGTCCGAGTCGAAGGCGACGAACTCCCGGACGTCCACCAGGTCTCCGCCGGTTATGTCGGCGAACGACACGCGCTTCCCGGGGGAGAGAGCCGCCTGGATGCGCAGGTACTCGGCAGTCTCGTCGTGGATGGACGCGCCTCGCCTCCTGGGGATCGGGGAGCATCTTGGGATCAGGCGAACGTTTccctcgtcgtcg encodes the following:
- the ppp1r3f gene encoding protein phosphatase 1 regulatory subunit 3A isoform X2: MSFLTIPSQEGLFIPIRSRAEHDDDDEEDEDDDDDDEGNVRLIPRCSPIPRRRGASIHDETAEYLRIQAALSPGKRVSFADITGGDLVDVREFVAFDSDDEEDSAKWEEERAKYGKCEREAVFHVHADFETPGGDALLQHVSAHKVAIEQIQPVEHEPLAFHGLVRVLNVSFQKAVYIRSSMDNWASYFDHPAEYVPGSHHGDTDQFSFKLSFAPPYVTHGSRIEFVVRYETTEGDFWDNNGRMNYVVTLLLAYEEEEDEINSELQETRGILRPPKEYSICNYFESSHEWTSEGRVEITTKIPPEDAFLLDIKALSEIV
- the ppp1r3f gene encoding protein phosphatase 1 regulatory subunit 3A isoform X4 yields the protein MSFLTIPSQEGLFIPIRSRAEHDDDDEEDEDDDDDDEGNVRLIPRCSPIPRRRGASIHDETAEYLRIQAALSPGKRVSFADITGGDLVDVREFVAFDSDDEEDSAKWEEERAKYGKCEREAVFHVHADFETPGGDALLQHVSAHKVAIEQIQPVEHEPLAFHGLVRVLNVSFQKAVYIRSSMDNWASYFDHPAEYVPGSHHGDTDQFSFKLSFAPPYVTHGSRIEFVVRYETTEGDFWDNNGRMNYVVTLLLAYEEEEDEINSELQETRGILRPPKEYSICNYFESSHEWTSEDGSETSSSGCLEAPSH
- the ppp1r3f gene encoding protein phosphatase 1 regulatory subunit 3A isoform X3, which gives rise to MSFLTIPSQEGLFIPIRSRAEHDDDDEEDEDDDDDDEGNVRLIPRCSPIPRRRGASIHDETAEYLRIQAALSPGKRVSFADITGGDLVDVREFVAFDSDDEEDSAKWEEERAKYGKCEREAVFHVHADFETPGGDALLQHVSAHKVAIEQIQPVEHEPLAFHGLVRVLNVSFQKAVYIRSSMDNWASYFDHPAEYVPGSHHGDTDQFSFKLSFAPPYVTHGSRIEFVVRYETTEGDFWDNNGRMNYVVTLLLAYEEEEDEINSELQETRGILRPPKEYSICNYFESSHEWTSEADGSETSSSGCLEAPSH
- the ppp1r3f gene encoding protein phosphatase 1 regulatory subunit 3A isoform X5, which gives rise to MSFLTIPSQEGLFIPIRSRAEHDDDDEEDEDDDDDDEGNVRLIPRCSPIPRRRGASIHDETAEYLRIQAALSPGKRVSFADITGGDLVDVREFVAFDSDDEEDSAKWEEERAKYGKCEREAVFHVHADFETPGGDALLQHVSAHKVAIEQIQPVEHEPLAFHGLVRVLNVSFQKAVYIRSSMDNWASYFDHPAEYVPGSHHGDTDQFSFKLSFAPPYVTHGSRIEFVVRYETTEGDFWDNNGRMNYVVTLLLAYEEEEDEINSELQETRGILRPPKEYRWIRDLFEWLS
- the ppp1r3f gene encoding protein phosphatase 1 regulatory subunit 3A isoform X1; its protein translation is MSFLTIPSQEGLFIPIRSRAEHDDDDEEDEDDDDDDEGNVRLIPRCSPIPRRRGASIHDETAEYLRIQAALSPGKRVSFADITGGDLVDVREFVAFDSDDEEDSAKWEEERAKYGKCEREAVFHVHADFETPGGDALLQHVSAHKVAIEQIQPVEHEPLAFHGLVRVLNVSFQKAVYIRSSMDNWASYFDHPAEYVPGSHHGDTDQFSFKLSFAPPYVTHGSRIEFVVRYETTEGDFWDNNGRMNYVVTLLLAYEEEEDEINSELQETRGILRPPKEYRWPGGLDIRRYPAVIGCFDPEPQHPTAGGPAVVAKSLPISSAWLPAHLDSPAP